A genomic segment from Garra rufa chromosome 5, GarRuf1.0, whole genome shotgun sequence encodes:
- the tal2 gene encoding T-cell acute lymphocytic leukemia protein 2, producing the protein MTRKVFTNTRERWRQHNVNTAFAELRKLIPTHPPEKKLSKNEILRLAMRYINFLVTLLESQGGEPSAQSQAALLTLITGNMQNLRTDRTWTSDTDPPSPGSSCDSSEAW; encoded by the coding sequence ATGACCAGGAAGGTGTTCACCAACACACGTGAGCGCTGGCGCCAACATAATGTTAACACAGCCTTCGCAGAGCTGCGGAAACTCATCCCCACGCACCCGCCCGAGAAAAAGCTCAGCAAGAATGAGATCCTACGGCTGGCCATGCGCTACATCAACTTCTTGGTGACTCTCCTGGAGAGCCAAGGCGGAGAGCCGTCGGCTCAATCTCAAGCTGCGCTCCTCACGCTGATTACGGGGAACATGCAGAACCTGCGCACTGACCGCACCTGGACCAGCGACACTGACCCACCCTCACCGGGGTCCAGCTGTGACAGTTCAGAAGCCTGGTAG